The following proteins come from a genomic window of Candidatus Saccharibacteria bacterium oral taxon 488:
- the pilM gene encoding type IV pilus assembly protein PilM, translated as MKIAKGLGDFFGLDIGTNAVRVVQLARTSNGWNLLHYGYAPVDPKVTGSDSPEAQRKLGEVIMTAVGQSGIKTQNVAIGLPSSKTFTAIIDVPKVSDQELKATMKYQVDQYIPMAIEDAKVDWALLGDSLREQGQYEVLLTSAAISYVEERLEFIEGLGFNVVAEEPDPIAMLRALAPTDGATAKLVLDMGEHSTDLAVIYGDMPRLVRTVPSGLQALVRAAVQNLNVQDDQARQFIIKFGLAPDRLEGQVLRAIDGVLDNFAAELTKSIKFFQTRYPSISVSGILLSGFGAAIPMMDNYIANKTGIPATTADPWQHVSLGQADQQKLAPIASEFATVVGLAQRRNGS; from the coding sequence ATGAAAATAGCAAAAGGGCTGGGCGACTTTTTCGGATTAGACATCGGGACGAATGCGGTGCGTGTCGTTCAGCTGGCGCGAACGAGCAACGGATGGAATCTGCTGCACTATGGTTATGCGCCTGTCGACCCGAAGGTTACAGGTAGTGATTCACCAGAGGCGCAGCGTAAGCTTGGTGAAGTGATCATGACTGCTGTCGGACAGAGCGGTATCAAGACGCAAAATGTAGCGATTGGCTTACCGTCGAGCAAGACCTTTACGGCGATTATTGATGTACCAAAAGTGTCAGACCAAGAGCTAAAGGCGACCATGAAATACCAGGTCGATCAGTACATTCCTATGGCGATTGAGGATGCCAAGGTTGACTGGGCGCTACTCGGCGACAGCTTGCGCGAGCAGGGCCAGTATGAGGTACTATTGACGAGTGCAGCGATTAGTTATGTCGAGGAACGGCTTGAGTTTATTGAAGGTCTTGGCTTTAATGTGGTCGCTGAGGAACCGGATCCGATCGCGATGCTTCGGGCATTAGCGCCGACTGATGGAGCAACCGCAAAGCTAGTTTTGGATATGGGCGAACATTCGACTGACTTGGCAGTCATTTATGGCGATATGCCGCGGCTAGTGCGCACGGTGCCGAGCGGACTGCAAGCGTTGGTGCGGGCGGCAGTGCAAAATCTCAACGTGCAGGATGATCAGGCTCGCCAGTTTATTATCAAGTTTGGCTTGGCACCTGACCGGCTTGAGGGGCAAGTTCTCAGGGCGATTGACGGCGTGCTGGATAATTTTGCGGCTGAGCTGACCAAATCAATCAAGTTCTTCCAGACGCGCTACCCGAGTATTTCCGTGTCAGGAATTCTGCTGTCGGGCTTTGGCGCAGCGATACCGATGATGGATAATTACATTGCTAACAAGACTGGTATACCAGCGACTACGGCTGATCCGTGGCAGCATGTCAGTCTTGGGCAGGCCGATCAGCAAAAATTAGCACCAATTGCCTCGGAGTTTGCGACGGTCGTTGGTTTAGCGCAGCGGAGGAATGGATCGTGA
- a CDS encoding type II/IV secretion system protein — protein MALLTDDMQGKLIGLLTSEGLIERSVVKEAQKRASESGKPLLSLLTEEHLLENELLVHAVAQLSGVPYVNLASSVIEQHILNLLPEDVAERFMAVPLAEVQGRLAVAMIDANNVQAVDYLANRIQRPLKVFMASEESIRHVLGQYRTDLSSVNEAAEDSQREALDESSQNIVTIVQDSPISRALSTILEYAVKSHASDVHIEPLEKALKIRCRVDGVLREIMQLPKSIEPALVSRIKILSNLKIDEHRIPQDGQFAVNVAGKDVDLRIAISPVVWGEQVVIRLLDKTGNSFDLTDMGYAGRALRAIQKGIKRPSGMILTSGPTGSGKSTSLYALIKEIKDDSINIVTLEDPVEYKIDGVNQIQVHADVGLTFASGLRSILRQDPDVVMVGEIRDTETANLAVQAALTGHLVFSTLHTNSAAGVLPRLLDMGIEPFLIASTVNTIIGQRLVRRVAPKYDSYQSSPLETETIQSTVGHLLPKTQADIPTVSQDLGYKALPLSGQAAYTLVRGRDMPQTPQGYSGRCGLYEVMDVTEEVQNLIVKRATSAEIQRLAIQQGMITMRQDGYLKALSGVTTLEEVNRVAADTA, from the coding sequence ATGGCGCTACTGACGGATGATATGCAGGGAAAATTGATTGGCTTGCTGACGAGCGAGGGCTTGATTGAGCGATCAGTTGTTAAGGAGGCGCAAAAACGCGCCAGCGAATCGGGTAAGCCGCTACTGTCACTGCTAACTGAGGAGCACCTTTTGGAGAATGAATTATTGGTGCATGCGGTGGCGCAATTATCCGGTGTACCGTATGTTAATCTCGCAAGCAGCGTGATTGAGCAGCACATCTTGAACCTGCTGCCGGAGGATGTTGCCGAGCGATTTATGGCGGTACCACTGGCCGAGGTGCAGGGGCGCTTGGCGGTGGCGATGATTGATGCTAATAATGTTCAGGCGGTTGACTACCTAGCAAATCGTATCCAGCGACCGCTCAAGGTATTTATGGCCTCCGAAGAAAGTATCCGTCACGTCCTTGGTCAGTACAGAACAGACTTATCATCGGTCAATGAGGCAGCGGAAGACTCGCAGCGCGAAGCACTGGATGAGTCATCGCAGAACATCGTGACGATCGTTCAAGATTCGCCGATCTCGCGGGCGCTTAGCACGATCCTGGAGTATGCAGTAAAGAGCCATGCCTCGGATGTACACATTGAGCCATTAGAAAAGGCGTTGAAAATTCGCTGTCGTGTTGATGGCGTGTTGCGGGAAATTATGCAGCTACCAAAAAGTATTGAACCAGCGCTGGTTAGCCGCATTAAAATTCTATCAAATCTCAAGATTGATGAGCATCGAATTCCGCAGGATGGTCAGTTCGCGGTCAATGTGGCCGGCAAGGACGTTGACCTGCGTATTGCGATTTCGCCGGTGGTGTGGGGAGAGCAGGTGGTGATTCGTCTGCTTGATAAGACAGGTAACTCGTTTGATTTGACTGATATGGGGTATGCTGGGCGCGCACTGAGGGCCATCCAAAAAGGCATCAAGCGGCCGAGCGGAATGATTTTGACGTCTGGGCCGACCGGTTCAGGTAAGTCGACTAGTCTATATGCGCTGATCAAGGAAATCAAGGACGACTCGATCAATATTGTGACGCTGGAGGATCCGGTGGAGTACAAGATTGACGGCGTTAATCAGATTCAGGTGCACGCTGATGTTGGACTGACGTTTGCATCGGGCTTACGGTCAATTCTCCGGCAGGATCCCGACGTGGTGATGGTTGGTGAGATCCGCGATACCGAGACAGCGAACTTGGCGGTGCAAGCGGCATTGACTGGACACTTAGTCTTCTCGACGCTGCACACCAATTCGGCAGCGGGTGTGCTGCCGCGGCTGTTGGATATGGGGATTGAACCGTTCTTGATTGCTAGTACCGTGAACACCATTATCGGGCAGCGGCTGGTCAGGCGAGTGGCGCCAAAATATGATTCATATCAATCGTCACCACTTGAAACGGAAACTATTCAGTCAACGGTTGGCCACCTCCTGCCAAAAACCCAGGCTGATATACCGACCGTGTCACAGGATTTGGGCTACAAGGCCTTGCCATTATCTGGTCAAGCCGCTTATACTTTAGTCAGGGGCCGCGATATGCCGCAGACGCCGCAAGGTTACTCAGGACGATGTGGTTTGTACGAGGTGATGGACGTCACTGAGGAAGTTCAAAACCTGATTGTCAAGCGGGCAACGAGCGCCGAGATTCAGCGGCTTGCCATTCAGCAAGGCATGATAACGATGCGTCAAGATGGTTATCTCAAGGCGCTCAGTGGCGTGACAACATTAGAGGAAGTAAATCGGGTAGCAGCCGATACAGCATAA
- a CDS encoding type IV pilus twitching motility protein PilT, giving the protein MNNQELRIEILLEEVVKKRASDLHIQVGLPPMLRIDGTLVAATGTQPLDEATVERLVFQILDEDQRQILLKDKEFDFSFAFGTLGRFRVNAFHERGNLAAALRLIPNEIKTAQELGMPPIVNTFADFPRGLVLVTGPTGSGKSTTLAALVDKINAEKSQHIITIEDPIEFTHKSKKSVVVQREVHYDTYSFSAALRSSLRQDPDVVLIGEMRDLETISAAITIAETGHLVFATLHTNSAAQSIDRMIDVFPPHQQPQIRAQLSNILMAICSQRLVPSIGGGRVVAAEIMIANPAVRNIIREGKSHQLDAVIQTGADQGMQTMDRTLVNLVQNGTITYDSAREFAVDLAEFERLIRG; this is encoded by the coding sequence ATGAACAATCAAGAATTACGCATCGAGATTTTACTAGAAGAGGTGGTCAAAAAGCGAGCCTCAGACCTTCACATTCAAGTGGGCCTGCCACCGATGCTGCGTATTGACGGAACATTGGTCGCAGCAACGGGCACGCAGCCGCTTGATGAGGCGACCGTGGAGCGGCTGGTATTTCAGATTCTTGATGAGGATCAGCGGCAAATTTTGCTCAAGGACAAGGAGTTTGACTTTTCGTTTGCATTCGGTACACTGGGGCGATTCCGGGTGAATGCCTTTCATGAGAGGGGCAACCTGGCGGCGGCGCTGCGCTTAATTCCAAACGAGATCAAGACTGCGCAGGAGCTGGGCATGCCGCCAATTGTCAATACATTTGCCGACTTTCCACGCGGTCTGGTGTTGGTGACGGGGCCGACTGGCTCTGGTAAATCGACGACGCTGGCGGCGCTGGTCGACAAAATTAACGCTGAAAAGTCGCAGCACATCATTACCATTGAAGACCCGATCGAATTTACGCACAAGTCAAAGAAGTCAGTGGTAGTGCAGCGCGAGGTTCATTATGACACCTATTCGTTCTCAGCGGCGCTGCGCTCTAGCCTGCGCCAAGACCCAGACGTGGTGCTGATTGGCGAGATGCGCGACCTCGAGACAATCTCGGCGGCGATTACCATTGCCGAGACCGGGCACTTGGTGTTTGCGACGCTACACACCAACTCGGCGGCACAGTCGATTGACCGTATGATCGACGTCTTTCCGCCGCACCAACAGCCGCAAATTCGGGCGCAGCTATCAAACATCCTGATGGCAATTTGTTCGCAGCGGCTGGTGCCGTCTATCGGTGGCGGTCGGGTGGTGGCGGCCGAGATCATGATTGCTAATCCAGCGGTGCGTAACATTATTCGCGAAGGCAAGAGCCATCAGCTGGATGCCGTCATTCAGACGGGTGCTGATCAGGGCATGCAGACCATGGATCGGACGCTGGTAAATCTGGTACAAAACGGTACGATTACGTATGATAGTGCCCGTGAGTTTGCGGTTGATCTAGCGGAGTTTGAGCGGCTTATTCGAGGATAG
- a CDS encoding type II secretion system F family protein, translated as MKKYHYEARDSATQKITKSVVQAESEVAAAKLLSAQGFVPLKIELQDEREGFFQRLSNKISSKDKIVFTRQLATLIGAGLPLAQSMHTVLEQTQNKQMQSIIQEIISDIEGGRQLSSAFEKHPEVFDNVYVALVAAGEVSGTLDEALKRIASQQEKDTAMLSKVRGAMVYPAIVLLVIIAVVVFMLVMVVPQVEGLYGSLHKELPFTTKAMVSVAGFLAQFWWALVILLGIGLYFFQQYLKTEAGIRAKDTFKLNIPVFDAMFRKLYMARFTRTGQTLLNSGVAMLDMLRITARAVNNSIIRQGIERASEKVKGGKALSVSLKNEDYILPMVPQMIKIGEQSGKIDEMMGKCAQIYEDELDEEIKAITTTIEPVLMVVLAVVAGVMVGAIIFPIYNLVGDISL; from the coding sequence ATGAAAAAATATCATTATGAGGCCAGGGATTCAGCCACGCAAAAGATTACCAAGTCGGTTGTGCAGGCTGAGAGCGAGGTTGCCGCGGCGAAATTGCTGAGCGCTCAGGGCTTCGTGCCGCTGAAAATTGAGCTTCAAGATGAGCGTGAGGGCTTCTTTCAGCGATTGTCAAATAAAATATCGTCCAAGGACAAGATCGTCTTTACGCGGCAGTTAGCGACGTTGATTGGTGCGGGGTTGCCGCTGGCGCAGAGCATGCATACGGTGCTGGAGCAAACTCAGAATAAACAGATGCAGAGTATCATTCAGGAGATAATTTCTGATATTGAGGGCGGCCGGCAGCTATCAAGTGCATTTGAGAAGCACCCAGAAGTATTTGACAACGTGTATGTGGCGCTGGTGGCGGCTGGTGAGGTATCAGGAACATTGGACGAAGCACTGAAGCGTATAGCATCACAGCAAGAAAAGGATACAGCGATGCTTAGCAAAGTGCGTGGTGCCATGGTCTATCCGGCGATTGTGCTGCTGGTGATCATCGCGGTGGTGGTATTCATGCTCGTGATGGTAGTGCCGCAGGTCGAAGGACTGTATGGTAGCTTACATAAAGAGCTACCGTTTACAACGAAGGCCATGGTCAGCGTTGCTGGTTTTTTGGCGCAGTTTTGGTGGGCGCTGGTGATTTTACTTGGTATCGGTTTGTATTTCTTTCAGCAGTATCTCAAAACCGAGGCTGGTATTCGCGCTAAAGATACGTTCAAGCTGAACATACCAGTGTTTGACGCTATGTTCCGCAAGCTGTACATGGCTCGCTTTACTCGTACCGGTCAAACGCTTCTTAATAGCGGGGTGGCGATGCTGGACATGCTGCGCATCACCGCTCGGGCGGTCAATAATTCGATTATCCGTCAAGGCATTGAGCGTGCCAGTGAAAAGGTGAAGGGCGGCAAGGCGCTGTCGGTGTCCCTAAAAAATGAGGATTATATCTTGCCAATGGTGCCGCAGATGATCAAGATTGGCGAACAGTCGGGTAAAATCGACGAGATGATGGGCAAGTGTGCGCAGATTTACGAAGATGAGCTGGATGAGGAGATCAAGGCGATCACGACGACGATTGAACCGGTGCTGATGGTGGTCTTGGCGGTCGTGGCCGGCGTGATGGTGGGTGCGATAATCTTTCCAATTTATAATCTGGTCGGAGACATTAGCCTCTAG
- a CDS encoding type II secretion system protein has protein sequence MAQQKANKGFTIIEVVLVLAIAGLIFLMVFLAWPALQRSQRDTQRRSDVTRFVSQVNSYATNNKGSIPKTDTGSINSFLDSYMKRGNGEFKDPQTGNNYSVVTGVAQQGSATTEKMVYATSAQCDGENIVAKSGSPRSFAVKVQLEGSGAFCKDNQN, from the coding sequence ATGGCTCAGCAAAAAGCAAATAAAGGATTCACAATCATCGAGGTCGTGTTGGTGCTGGCAATCGCTGGGCTGATATTCTTGATGGTATTCTTGGCATGGCCGGCCTTGCAGCGCAGCCAGCGCGACACACAACGACGCAGTGACGTGACTCGGTTTGTCTCGCAGGTGAATAGTTACGCGACGAATAACAAAGGAAGTATTCCGAAAACCGATACAGGATCGATTAATAGCTTCCTTGATTCGTATATGAAGCGTGGCAACGGTGAATTCAAGGATCCGCAGACAGGCAATAATTACAGCGTGGTAACTGGTGTCGCTCAGCAGGGTTCGGCAACGACCGAGAAGATGGTCTATGCCACGAGCGCTCAATGTGATGGCGAAAATATTGTTGCCAAAAGTGGTTCGCCGCGCTCGTTCGCCGTCAAAGTGCAGCTGGAAGGAAGCGGTGCGTTTTGTAAAGACAACCAAAACTAA
- a CDS encoding type II secretion system protein, translated as MKRWQSGFTIVEVVLFLAITGLLTVGLLAGVSAALRQQQYHDAVQSFAGFIRDQYSRVISIENDRGDRDTCPVKGATNDGARGQSNCVVVGRYVKSTNSEARSFTAYPLYALKRSGVWTYSYSESEANTYTVGWGAQVRSLTATNTIGRELALLIYRDPDSGQVIVRTNDAPYSPANINNFIRNMQPNGGMYTADLQLRQREFCIYDTGWSVGQRLSVFLGAKAGSSEAVTVGHATKGCDNEATA; from the coding sequence ATGAAACGGTGGCAATCCGGGTTTACAATCGTTGAAGTGGTGTTGTTCTTGGCGATCACTGGCCTGTTGACCGTTGGCTTGTTAGCTGGCGTGAGTGCTGCATTGCGCCAACAACAATATCATGACGCTGTTCAATCGTTTGCCGGCTTTATTCGTGATCAGTATAGCCGAGTGATTAGCATCGAGAATGATCGGGGCGATCGCGACACATGTCCTGTTAAGGGTGCAACAAACGACGGAGCTCGGGGCCAGTCGAATTGCGTTGTCGTTGGTCGCTATGTCAAGTCGACGAATTCCGAGGCACGTTCATTTACCGCCTATCCGCTGTATGCTCTGAAACGCTCGGGAGTGTGGACGTATAGCTATAGTGAGAGTGAGGCAAATACCTATACGGTTGGCTGGGGTGCGCAGGTACGCTCGCTCACGGCAACTAATACCATTGGTAGAGAACTGGCTCTATTAATATACCGCGATCCAGATAGCGGGCAGGTTATCGTACGCACGAATGATGCGCCATATTCACCAGCTAATATTAATAATTTTATTCGCAATATGCAGCCGAATGGCGGTATGTATACGGCCGATTTACAGCTGCGGCAGCGAGAGTTTTGTATCTATGATACTGGCTGGTCAGTTGGCCAGAGGCTGTCAGTCTTTCTGGGGGCAAAGGCTGGCTCGAGCGAGGCCGTGACGGTTGGTCATGCAACAAAGGGGTGCGATAATGAAGCGACGGCATAG
- a CDS encoding prepilin-type N-terminal cleavage/methylation domain-containing protein has product MTQRYRRYGFTLIELMLAMAFVSVLLLAIATIAIQAGKLYNRGLTLKSINQSGREISDSLRRDFLQANAGKISGNANSAVVMVQAGGADRSGRLCLGDYSYVWNVPKVVSGEVKAGAGIITEVGGPHSGRPINFARVIDPDGMLCQKNQTTGAYMSTVATDKVTHLLKPAGSNDVVLAIHQMKAARVAGDSGADSLYRLEFVLGTSQLEAVNTANGTCKPPADNSENLDFCAINSFEMIVRTNG; this is encoded by the coding sequence ATGACACAGCGGTATAGACGATACGGGTTTACCTTGATTGAACTGATGCTGGCGATGGCATTTGTGTCGGTGTTGCTGCTGGCGATTGCTACGATAGCGATCCAGGCTGGCAAGCTGTATAATCGAGGTCTCACGCTCAAAAGTATCAATCAGTCCGGCCGCGAAATTAGCGATAGCTTGCGGCGCGACTTTTTGCAGGCAAATGCCGGCAAGATAAGTGGTAATGCTAATTCGGCCGTTGTCATGGTGCAGGCGGGTGGTGCCGATCGGAGCGGCCGACTCTGTCTGGGTGACTATTCATATGTCTGGAATGTACCAAAGGTTGTCTCTGGAGAAGTGAAGGCCGGTGCGGGTATTATTACCGAGGTTGGTGGGCCGCATTCTGGTCGTCCGATTAATTTTGCTCGAGTGATTGACCCAGATGGTATGCTGTGCCAAAAAAATCAAACAACGGGGGCGTATATGTCAACGGTCGCGACGGATAAAGTGACACATCTTCTCAAGCCAGCCGGGTCAAATGATGTGGTTCTGGCAATTCATCAAATGAAAGCAGCGCGAGTGGCGGGTGATAGCGGGGCAGACAGTCTGTATCGTTTGGAATTTGTCCTTGGAACCAGCCAGCTTGAGGCGGTTAATACAGCCAATGGCACCTGTAAGCCACCGGCGGATAACAGTGAGAATCTCGACTTTTGCGCGATAAATAGCTTTGAGATGATTGTGAGGACAAATGGATAA
- a CDS encoding nucleoside-diphosphate kinase, translated as MCGIERTLIVFKPDAVQRGIVGEILQRFERVGLKIIGVKMVAPGREHYFAHYETIGKMVTRRGEEIFGMTLDMMMDGPVIAMVLEGVEAVAVVRKIVGPTEPKSADMGTIRGDYSHVSFGYANECRKGVPNLIHASGDPDEAEQEVAHWFKPEELMDYVTLNEKFTR; from the coding sequence ATGTGTGGCATTGAGCGAACACTGATTGTGTTCAAGCCTGATGCAGTACAGCGGGGAATCGTCGGTGAAATCTTGCAGCGATTTGAGCGCGTTGGCCTCAAGATTATCGGTGTCAAGATGGTGGCCCCAGGTCGTGAGCACTACTTTGCGCACTACGAAACGATTGGCAAGATGGTAACGCGCCGTGGTGAAGAAATCTTTGGGATGACGCTTGATATGATGATGGACGGGCCAGTTATCGCTATGGTCCTTGAGGGGGTTGAGGCGGTCGCCGTGGTGCGTAAAATTGTCGGCCCAACTGAACCGAAATCTGCCGACATGGGTACGATTCGTGGTGACTATTCACATGTTAGCTTTGGCTATGCTAACGAATGTCGGAAGGGCGTGCCAAACCTGATCCATGCGTCGGGTGATCCTGACGAGGCAGAGCAGGAAGTCGCTCACTGGTTTAAGCCCGAAGAATTGATGGACTATGTCACATTAAACGAAAAGTTTACTCGATAG
- a CDS encoding PH domain-containing protein, with amino-acid sequence MTKKVKSTKAFDGQRDGEELLFVFRRHIIAMRKGFYLLLVPMTIGALPYLIWQDNLNLLWVFLGSFIFGLVLFGYHFLMWFYTYYIVTNQRLRQITQHGFFGKDVIELKLAKVQNISYVVPGFTGEMFKFGTIVIQTFVGDLVIKNVEHPDKIYNKLQDAVDLAAERSDRAKENNEG; translated from the coding sequence ATGACAAAGAAAGTCAAATCAACCAAAGCATTTGATGGTCAGCGCGATGGCGAGGAGCTGTTGTTTGTGTTTCGTCGACATATTATTGCCATGCGCAAGGGTTTTTACTTGCTGCTCGTTCCGATGACGATTGGCGCACTGCCGTATCTTATCTGGCAGGATAATCTTAATCTTTTATGGGTGTTTCTCGGTAGCTTTATTTTTGGACTCGTTCTGTTTGGTTATCATTTTTTGATGTGGTTTTATACGTATTATATTGTGACAAATCAGCGACTTCGCCAGATAACGCAGCATGGTTTTTTTGGTAAGGATGTAATTGAACTTAAACTAGCAAAAGTCCAGAATATCAGCTACGTTGTGCCTGGTTTTACGGGCGAAATGTTCAAATTTGGTACAATAGTTATTCAGACATTTGTTGGTGATCTTGTTATCAAAAATGTTGAACACCCAGATAAGATTTATAATAAGCTGCAAGATGCGGTGGACCTCGCCGCTGAAAGGAGTGATCGTGCTAAAGAAAACAACGAAGGGTAA
- a CDS encoding glycosyltransferase family 2 protein — protein MDIEIPLGKRKPFYRFLEVLPGLLSYGAVILLIVLSMFSPLIASLYLLIIILSMMVRVVGITYHMVAGRAKMDKASLIDWHARLEDLEDAQAVYARIRDQRHKEVGFTQHKENLRLIASAQPGFFPKPSEIYNAVIMPAYNESIEVIEPAIQSVIATTYDKKHMIMVFAYEERGGKDIDTTAKTLQKRYGKYFHAFHIVKHPKDIPNEVIGKGGNITHAGRWLKGWLKEQHIPYSNVIVTTMDCDNKPHETYFDYLTYEYIVREDRKHYSYQPVCLFTSNIWDVPAPMRVVATGNSFWNIISSMRPHSLRNFASHAQPMDALVEMDFWSVRTIVEDGHQYWRSYFYFGGNYGVVPLHVPIYQDAVLSATYMKTLKAQFIQLRRWAYGASDVAYVGERVFTKQRNVPFWAGFSRFVRLLDGHVTLACVSILIAFGGWVPLIINAEAARSVAAHQLPDTVSTLQQIALIGMAIAIFSAFKLLPSRPIRYTRRRNIWMLLQWVLMPVTAIVYSSAAAFTAQTRLLVGRYLDKFDVTEKATAAINARQKATARKRSKASRVAEK, from the coding sequence ATGGATATAGAGATACCACTTGGTAAACGAAAGCCATTCTATCGATTCTTGGAAGTCCTGCCGGGTCTGTTAAGCTATGGCGCGGTTATTCTTCTTATCGTGTTGTCGATGTTTAGTCCGCTGATTGCGTCGCTCTATCTGCTCATTATTATTCTGTCGATGATGGTACGCGTTGTCGGTATCACGTATCATATGGTTGCTGGCCGCGCCAAAATGGATAAAGCGAGTCTGATTGATTGGCATGCGCGTCTTGAAGATCTTGAAGACGCACAGGCGGTATATGCACGTATTCGCGACCAACGACATAAGGAGGTTGGTTTTACGCAGCATAAAGAAAACTTACGCCTCATCGCTTCCGCGCAGCCAGGGTTTTTCCCGAAGCCGTCGGAAATTTATAACGCAGTTATCATGCCCGCCTACAATGAGAGTATTGAGGTGATTGAGCCAGCCATTCAATCAGTGATTGCCACTACGTACGACAAAAAACACATGATTATGGTGTTTGCGTATGAGGAGCGGGGCGGTAAGGATATTGACACAACTGCCAAGACACTACAAAAACGCTATGGCAAGTATTTTCACGCCTTTCACATTGTCAAGCATCCAAAAGACATTCCAAATGAGGTGATCGGCAAGGGTGGCAATATTACGCATGCCGGGCGCTGGCTGAAGGGGTGGCTCAAGGAGCAGCATATTCCGTATAGTAACGTTATTGTTACGACGATGGATTGTGACAACAAGCCACATGAAACCTACTTTGATTACCTGACATACGAATATATCGTCCGCGAGGACCGTAAGCACTACTCATATCAACCAGTTTGCCTATTCACTAGTAACATTTGGGACGTGCCGGCGCCGATGCGTGTGGTCGCGACGGGTAACTCATTTTGGAATATTATTAGCTCAATGCGCCCTCATTCGCTACGTAATTTTGCTTCACATGCTCAACCGATGGATGCGCTCGTTGAGATGGACTTCTGGAGTGTTCGAACGATCGTCGAAGATGGCCACCAATATTGGCGCAGTTATTTCTATTTTGGTGGTAACTACGGGGTCGTACCACTCCATGTACCGATTTATCAAGACGCGGTATTGTCAGCCACGTATATGAAAACGCTCAAAGCGCAGTTTATTCAGCTTCGTCGCTGGGCGTATGGAGCATCTGATGTCGCGTATGTTGGCGAACGGGTCTTTACCAAGCAGCGTAATGTACCATTTTGGGCTGGCTTTTCGCGATTTGTCAGGTTGCTTGATGGACACGTGACGTTAGCCTGTGTTTCAATTCTGATCGCTTTTGGTGGCTGGGTACCACTTATCATTAATGCCGAGGCCGCCCGTAGTGTCGCCGCGCATCAATTGCCTGATACGGTGAGCACGCTGCAGCAAATTGCGCTAATTGGTATGGCGATAGCGATTTTTAGTGCCTTCAAGCTTTTACCGTCACGTCCAATTCGCTACACGCGCCGCCGGAATATCTGGATGCTCTTGCAGTGGGTGCTGATGCCGGTGACGGCCATTGTCTATAGCTCCGCCGCAGCATTCACTGCACAGACCCGTCTGTTAGTTGGGCGGTATCTTGATAAGTTTGACGTCACCGAAAAAGCCACAGCGGCGATTAATGCTCGCCAGAAGGCGACTGCACGTAAACGGTCGAAGGCCTCCCGCGTCGCCGAGAAGTGA